In the genome of Desulfuromonas sp. DDH964, one region contains:
- a CDS encoding efflux RND transporter permease subunit → MLEKIIDWSIKNKFLVALLTFFIIVGGLYTMFNTPIDAIPDLSDVQVIVFTEYPGQAPQVVEDQVTYPLTTQMLAVPGAKVVRGYSFFGLSFVYIIFDDGTDLYWARSRVLEYLNYAAGKLPKGVTPSLGPDATGVGWVYEYVLESDNHDLQQLRSIQDWFLRYELTAVEGVSEVASIGGYIKQYQVEVDPDLLLAYHITIPQLKMAIQRSNNDVGGRLVEMAETEFMVRGLGYLKSKEDIERVVVGTDMKGTPILVRDLATVTIGPELRRGLAELDGQGEAVGGVVVMRFGGNALKTIENVKKKLAELQQGLPDGVRIKAVYDRSGLIERAVETLKGKLIEESIVVAVVTALFLFHFSSALVAIFTLPVAILMAFIIMHFQGINANIMSLGGIAIAIGAMIDAAIIMIENAHKHLERDRGKKPHWEIIANSSKEVGPALFYSLLVITVSFFPVFALGEQSGRMFKPLAYTKTYAMGAAALLSVTVVPVLMGWFIRGKIPDEEKNPINRVLIRLYHPVVDFVLKWRWSVLIVALLITLSSIIPLKKMGSEFMPPLYEGDLLYMPTTLPGISIGKAKELLQQTDRIIATFPEVEHVFGKVGRAETATDPAPLSMLETTIMLKPEEDWSKVHHQRFYSGWSDSFEWVKKPLRWIVPEESTITVEELKNRLNEAIQFPGLTNAWTMPIKTRTDMLSTGIKTPVGIKIMGDDLATLSRLGEEIEAIVRDIPGTLSAFSERVVGGNYLDYEIDRDALARYGLTVGDVQDIISSAIGGMNVTQTVEGLKRYPVNIRYQRDYRNDLQALGRVLVPIAGGKHIPISQVAKISIKKGPPGIKSENARRTAWIYVDLKGSDVGSYVEKAQKIIAEKVQLPAGYNIVWSGQYEYMQKAKATLIVVIPLTLLIILVIIYMNTKSLVKTGIIFVALPLSLVGCFWYLYLLGYNTSVAVWVGVIALAGISAETGVVMLLYLDLAYELWLKNGRMQTFGDLTQAIHHGAVKRIRPKVMTICVIIAGLVPIMWSHGAGADVMKRIAAPMIGGVVTSGLMELLVFPVIYFMWRGLKLSHDFTPTGLEDIHE, encoded by the coding sequence ATGCTGGAAAAAATTATCGACTGGTCGATCAAGAATAAATTTCTGGTGGCTCTGCTGACTTTTTTTATCATTGTCGGTGGCCTCTACACCATGTTCAATACACCCATCGATGCCATCCCCGACCTGTCGGATGTGCAAGTCATCGTCTTCACCGAATATCCCGGTCAGGCACCGCAGGTGGTCGAGGACCAGGTCACTTATCCCCTCACCACCCAGATGCTCGCTGTCCCCGGGGCCAAGGTGGTGCGCGGCTACTCCTTCTTCGGCCTCTCTTTCGTCTACATCATCTTTGACGATGGTACTGACCTTTACTGGGCTCGTTCCAGGGTACTCGAATATCTCAACTACGCCGCCGGCAAGCTCCCCAAAGGTGTTACCCCGAGCCTCGGCCCCGATGCCACCGGAGTCGGGTGGGTTTATGAATATGTTCTGGAGAGCGACAACCACGACCTGCAACAGCTTCGCTCAATCCAGGACTGGTTTCTGCGCTACGAACTGACCGCCGTCGAGGGTGTTTCCGAGGTTGCTTCCATCGGTGGCTACATCAAACAGTATCAGGTGGAAGTCGATCCCGACCTGTTGCTCGCCTATCACATCACCATCCCCCAACTCAAAATGGCGATCCAGCGGTCCAACAACGATGTCGGCGGGCGTCTGGTGGAGATGGCCGAAACCGAATTCATGGTGCGCGGGCTCGGCTATCTGAAGTCGAAGGAGGACATCGAAAGGGTCGTCGTCGGCACCGATATGAAGGGGACGCCAATCCTGGTGCGGGATCTGGCCACCGTGACCATCGGACCGGAACTGCGCCGCGGGCTGGCGGAACTGGACGGGCAGGGGGAGGCGGTCGGCGGGGTCGTCGTCATGCGCTTTGGCGGCAACGCCCTGAAGACCATCGAAAACGTCAAGAAGAAGCTGGCCGAACTGCAGCAGGGGCTCCCCGATGGGGTGCGGATCAAGGCGGTTTACGATCGTTCCGGCCTGATTGAGCGGGCGGTGGAGACTCTGAAGGGAAAACTGATTGAGGAGAGTATCGTTGTCGCGGTGGTGACCGCTCTCTTCCTGTTTCACTTCTCCAGCGCGCTGGTGGCGATCTTCACCCTGCCGGTGGCGATTCTGATGGCTTTCATCATCATGCATTTCCAGGGGATCAACGCCAACATCATGAGCCTGGGCGGTATCGCCATCGCGATCGGCGCGATGATCGATGCGGCGATCATTATGATCGAGAACGCCCACAAACATCTCGAGCGCGATCGCGGCAAAAAGCCGCACTGGGAGATTATCGCCAACTCGTCCAAGGAGGTGGGACCTGCGCTCTTCTATTCCCTCCTGGTCATCACCGTCAGTTTCTTCCCCGTCTTTGCCCTTGGGGAGCAATCAGGGCGGATGTTCAAGCCCCTGGCCTATACCAAGACTTACGCCATGGGAGCGGCGGCGCTGTTATCGGTGACGGTGGTGCCGGTACTGATGGGCTGGTTCATTCGCGGCAAGATCCCCGACGAAGAAAAGAACCCGATCAACCGGGTACTGATCCGCCTTTATCATCCGGTGGTCGATTTCGTTCTCAAGTGGCGCTGGTCGGTACTGATTGTCGCCCTGCTCATCACCCTGAGCAGCATCATCCCGCTAAAAAAAATGGGCTCGGAGTTCATGCCGCCGCTTTACGAGGGGGACCTGCTCTATATGCCGACCACCCTGCCGGGAATCTCGATTGGCAAGGCCAAGGAACTGCTGCAGCAGACCGATCGGATTATCGCCACTTTCCCCGAGGTAGAGCACGTCTTTGGCAAGGTCGGACGGGCTGAGACCGCCACCGACCCGGCACCCCTCTCCATGCTGGAAACGACGATTATGCTTAAACCGGAAGAGGACTGGAGCAAGGTTCATCACCAGCGGTTCTACAGCGGTTGGTCCGACTCCTTCGAATGGGTGAAAAAACCGTTGCGCTGGATCGTGCCGGAAGAGAGCACCATTACCGTGGAGGAACTGAAAAACCGGCTCAATGAAGCGATCCAGTTTCCCGGTTTGACCAACGCCTGGACCATGCCGATCAAAACCCGTACTGACATGCTCTCCACCGGCATCAAAACCCCGGTCGGGATCAAGATTATGGGCGATGATCTGGCAACCCTCTCCCGGTTGGGGGAGGAGATCGAGGCGATTGTCCGTGATATTCCCGGCACATTAAGCGCCTTTTCCGAACGGGTGGTCGGCGGCAACTATCTTGATTACGAGATCGATCGGGATGCCCTGGCACGCTACGGTCTGACCGTGGGGGATGTGCAGGATATTATCAGCTCGGCCATCGGCGGCATGAACGTTACCCAGACGGTCGAGGGGCTGAAACGGTACCCGGTGAATATCCGCTACCAGCGTGACTACCGCAACGACCTGCAGGCGCTGGGACGGGTGCTGGTACCGATCGCCGGTGGCAAGCATATCCCCATCTCCCAGGTGGCCAAAATCAGCATCAAGAAGGGTCCCCCGGGGATCAAAAGCGAGAATGCCCGGCGCACCGCCTGGATTTACGTCGATCTCAAGGGTAGTGATGTCGGCTCCTACGTGGAAAAGGCCCAGAAGATCATCGCCGAAAAGGTCCAGCTGCCGGCCGGTTACAACATCGTCTGGAGCGGCCAGTACGAATATATGCAGAAGGCGAAGGCGACCCTGATCGTGGTTATCCCGCTGACGCTGCTGATCATTCTGGTTATCATCTACATGAATACCAAGAGCCTGGTGAAGACCGGTATCATCTTTGTCGCTCTGCCGCTTTCGCTGGTCGGTTGTTTCTGGTACCTCTACCTGCTCGGTTACAACACCTCCGTCGCGGTCTGGGTCGGGGTGATCGCACTGGCCGGGATTTCGGCAGAAACCGGGGTCGTCATGCTCCTTTACCTCGATCTTGCCTATGAACTCTGGCTGAAAAATGGCCGGATGCAGACTTTTGGCGACCTGACCCAGGCGATTCATCATGGCGCGGTCAAACGGATCCGCCCCAAGGTCATGACCATCTGCGTAATCATTGCCGGCCTGGTACCGATCATGTGGAGCCACGGCGCCGGCGCCGATGTCATGAAACGGATTGCCGCGCCGATGATCGGCGGGGTGGTCACCTCCGGCCTCATGGAACTGCTGGTCTTCCCGGTCATCTATTTCATGTGGCGGGGGCTGAAACTCTCCCATGATTTCACACCGACGGGACTGGAGGATATCCATGAGTAG
- a CDS encoding heavy metal translocating P-type ATPase: MSRDDALEKGALQDPVCGMTVSEEKNAGRFSYQGREYLFCSNKCLKKFSSDPEAYLKPQSPEPTDAESSREYTCPMHPEVVQQGPGSCPICGMALEPRTVSAGEEENSELVDMTRRFWVCLVLTVPELLLAMGPMVGVPVERLGSPRVLGWIELALATPVVLWGGWPFFVRGWQSLVSRHFNMFTLIGLGVGVAYGYSLIAGLFPGLFPAAFRGADGEVAVYFEAAAVIVTLVLLGQVMELRARSQTGAAIRALLGLAPKMARRLEQDGSEQDVPLDQVQPGDRLRIRPGEKVPVDGKVVEGSSSVDESMVTGESMPMQKGVGEHVIGATVNTTGSLVMVAERVGSETLLAQIVQMVATAQRSRAPIQKLADQVAGYFVPTVVAAALLTFAVWAWFGPEPRLAHALINAVAVLIIACPCALGLATPMSIMVATGKGAGLGVLFKNAEAIEVMRQIDTLVVDKTGTLTEGKPKLVSVSVATGGDESTLLRLAASLERGSEHPLAAAIVAGAQERGADPAAAEDFASLTGKGVTGRVDGHQVALGNLQLLDELGIEPGPLAEPAEELRTAGQTVMYVAVDGAVAGILGVADPIKETTPEAIRQLQAEGIRIVMLTGDNRTTAAAVASELGLDEVEADVLPDQKVAVVKRFQAEGRKVGMAGDGINDAPALAQAQVGIAMGTGTDVAMESAGVTLVKGDLRGIVRARRLSDATMRNIRQNLFFAFFYNALGVPIAAGVLYPFFGLLLSPMIAAAAMSFSSVSVVSNALRLRKLRL, from the coding sequence ATGAGTAGGGACGATGCCCTTGAAAAGGGAGCTCTGCAGGATCCTGTGTGCGGCATGACCGTCAGTGAAGAGAAAAACGCCGGTCGCTTCAGCTACCAGGGGCGGGAATATCTCTTCTGCTCCAACAAATGCCTGAAAAAGTTCAGCTCCGACCCCGAGGCCTATCTTAAGCCGCAATCGCCCGAACCAACGGACGCGGAGTCCTCTCGGGAATACACCTGCCCGATGCACCCCGAGGTGGTGCAACAGGGGCCGGGGTCCTGCCCGATCTGCGGCATGGCCCTGGAACCGCGAACGGTGTCGGCAGGAGAAGAGGAGAACAGCGAACTGGTCGATATGACCCGGCGCTTCTGGGTCTGCCTGGTGCTGACGGTCCCTGAACTGCTGCTGGCGATGGGACCGATGGTGGGAGTACCGGTCGAGCGACTCGGCTCGCCGCGAGTGCTGGGATGGATTGAGCTGGCCCTGGCGACGCCGGTTGTGCTCTGGGGGGGCTGGCCCTTCTTCGTGCGTGGTTGGCAGTCTCTGGTCAGTCGCCATTTCAACATGTTTACCCTGATCGGGCTGGGAGTCGGTGTCGCCTACGGTTACAGTCTGATTGCGGGTCTCTTTCCCGGCCTGTTCCCGGCGGCCTTTCGCGGCGCCGACGGGGAGGTCGCAGTCTATTTCGAGGCGGCCGCCGTGATTGTTACCCTGGTCCTTCTGGGGCAGGTGATGGAGCTGCGGGCACGCAGCCAGACCGGCGCCGCCATTCGCGCCCTGCTCGGACTTGCTCCAAAGATGGCCCGTCGCCTGGAGCAGGACGGCAGCGAGCAGGACGTTCCCCTCGATCAGGTGCAGCCGGGTGATCGGTTGCGCATTCGTCCCGGTGAGAAGGTGCCGGTCGATGGCAAGGTGGTCGAGGGAAGCAGTTCCGTCGACGAGTCGATGGTCACCGGCGAGTCGATGCCGATGCAGAAAGGTGTCGGGGAACATGTTATCGGTGCGACGGTGAACACTACCGGCTCACTGGTGATGGTCGCCGAACGGGTTGGCTCGGAAACCCTTTTGGCACAAATCGTCCAGATGGTCGCCACTGCCCAGCGCAGCCGGGCGCCGATCCAGAAACTGGCGGATCAGGTTGCCGGCTACTTCGTGCCGACTGTGGTCGCTGCCGCGTTGCTCACCTTTGCCGTCTGGGCCTGGTTCGGCCCGGAACCGCGCCTTGCCCACGCTTTGATCAACGCTGTTGCGGTCCTGATCATTGCATGTCCCTGCGCCCTGGGACTGGCGACCCCGATGTCGATCATGGTCGCCACCGGCAAGGGCGCCGGTCTGGGAGTGTTGTTCAAGAATGCCGAAGCGATTGAGGTGATGCGCCAGATCGACACACTGGTGGTCGACAAGACCGGTACCCTCACCGAAGGAAAACCAAAGCTGGTCTCGGTGTCGGTTGCCACCGGCGGCGACGAGTCCACCTTGCTGCGCCTGGCGGCCAGTCTGGAGCGGGGGAGCGAACACCCTCTGGCAGCGGCGATCGTTGCCGGCGCGCAGGAACGCGGCGCCGACCCGGCGGCGGCCGAGGATTTTGCTTCTCTCACCGGCAAGGGGGTCACCGGCCGGGTTGACGGTCATCAGGTGGCCCTCGGCAATCTCCAGCTCCTCGACGAGCTCGGTATTGAACCTGGCCCCTTGGCCGAGCCGGCGGAAGAACTGCGAACGGCGGGGCAGACGGTGATGTACGTCGCCGTCGATGGCGCGGTGGCCGGGATCCTCGGCGTCGCCGATCCGATCAAGGAGACGACCCCGGAGGCGATTCGCCAATTGCAGGCAGAGGGGATCCGCATTGTCATGCTGACCGGGGACAATCGCACCACGGCCGCGGCCGTTGCCAGCGAACTGGGACTCGACGAGGTGGAGGCGGATGTCCTCCCCGATCAGAAGGTGGCCGTGGTCAAGCGCTTCCAGGCGGAAGGTCGCAAGGTAGGCATGGCTGGCGACGGCATCAACGATGCGCCGGCGCTGGCCCAGGCGCAGGTGGGAATCGCCATGGGAACCGGCACCGACGTCGCGATGGAGAGTGCCGGCGTCACCTTGGTCAAGGGCGATCTGCGGGGCATTGTCCGGGCACGACGGCTCAGTGACGCCACCATGCGCAACATTCGCCAGAACCTCTTCTTCGCCTTTTTTTATAATGCCCTCGGCGTGCCGATCGCTGCCGGGGTGCTCTACCCCTTCTTCGGCCTGCTGCTGAGTCCGATGATTGCTGCTGCCGCCATGAGTTTCAGCTCGGTTTCGGTGGTAAGTAATGCGTTGCGGTTACGAAAACTCAGACTGTAG
- a CDS encoding P-II family nitrogen regulator, whose translation MKWKRIVAIIRGSVLEQVEDRLKQLGVRGITVSQVKGYGEYANLCKGDWLVSNARIEIFSQQSQVDGVVAAILEAAHAGVPGDGLVAVMPVEKLYRIRTKAEIAPGEV comes from the coding sequence ATGAAATGGAAAAGGATTGTGGCCATCATCCGCGGTTCGGTGCTGGAACAGGTCGAAGATCGCCTGAAGCAATTGGGTGTCAGGGGGATTACCGTCTCTCAGGTCAAGGGGTATGGCGAATATGCCAACCTCTGCAAGGGGGACTGGCTGGTCAGCAACGCCCGGATCGAGATATTTTCCCAGCAGTCCCAGGTAGATGGCGTTGTTGCGGCGATTCTCGAAGCTGCCCACGCCGGGGTTCCCGGCGATGGTCTGGTGGCGGTGATGCCGGTTGAGAAGCTCTATCGGATTCGTACCAAGGCCGAGATCGCGCCTGGTGAGGTCTGA
- a CDS encoding HD domain-containing phosphohydrolase, with amino-acid sequence MSRTVLFVDDEENILSSLKRLFQKSDIQVLTATSGSEALEILRRMDVAVMVSDQLMPGMKGDELLVKARSVSPDTVRIMMTGHGDLPTALQAINSGEVFRFLLKPWENQILRNIIEEALARHLLFRSMRNAEESTLLALAQTIELKDSYTRGHCERVADYALRLAAALDFSEDRSRKIKFGSWLHDCGKIGVPESILNYKGPLTANETETMRNHPRWGAEVATQAHLPAEVVNIILYHHERFDGSGYPHGITGAEIPLEARIVAIADVFDALRTDRPYEEGKSLEEAIEILRQLCGRSLDPELTDRFIQLVADAPVETGPA; translated from the coding sequence ATGTCGCGAACGGTATTGTTTGTCGATGACGAAGAGAACATCCTCAGCTCGCTCAAGCGGCTGTTTCAGAAGTCCGATATCCAGGTCCTGACCGCGACCAGCGGTAGTGAAGCCCTGGAAATCCTGCGGCGCATGGATGTGGCGGTCATGGTTTCGGACCAGCTGATGCCGGGGATGAAGGGGGATGAACTGCTGGTCAAGGCGCGCAGCGTTTCGCCCGATACCGTACGCATCATGATGACCGGACATGGCGACCTCCCGACGGCTTTGCAGGCCATCAATTCAGGGGAGGTCTTTCGCTTCCTGCTAAAACCCTGGGAAAATCAGATCCTGCGCAATATCATCGAAGAAGCCCTGGCCCGTCACCTCCTCTTCCGCAGCATGCGCAACGCCGAGGAGTCGACCCTGCTGGCCCTTGCCCAGACCATCGAACTGAAGGATTCCTATACCCGCGGGCATTGCGAACGGGTGGCCGATTATGCTCTGCGCCTGGCGGCGGCCCTCGATTTCAGCGAGGATCGTTCCCGCAAAATCAAATTCGGCAGCTGGCTCCACGACTGCGGCAAGATCGGGGTGCCCGAATCGATTCTCAACTACAAGGGGCCGCTGACCGCCAACGAAACGGAAACCATGCGCAACCATCCTCGCTGGGGGGCGGAGGTCGCAACCCAGGCCCACCTGCCGGCAGAAGTTGTCAATATCATCCTCTATCATCACGAACGGTTTGACGGCAGTGGCTACCCCCATGGAATCACAGGGGCGGAAATCCCGCTGGAGGCGAGGATCGTCGCCATTGCCGATGTGTTCGATGCGCTGCGAACCGACCGGCCCTATGAAGAGGGGAAGAGCCTGGAAGAGGCGATAGAAATCCTCCGCCAATTGTGCGGGAGAAGTCTCGACCCTGAATTGACGGACCGATTTATCCAACTGGTAGCCGATGCCCCGGTTGAGACCGGGCCAGCTTAG
- a CDS encoding lysophospholipid acyltransferase family protein produces MNRSLLRRIWVTISTYVIGFYASFINDLKIHGTGHLPRNGGVMIAANHITGYETVFLPWALCRAQPFQMVWAPAKEELFKNPLLGAIFRSWGAFPVKRGRDLKAGRILEDLLRVDKVMLYPEGTRHPDGQLGRGNRGVGKLIYTVQPVVIPTALAGLNTWKFPGVRQPASITFGPPLDFSDLYEREDTKETHQLIVDRLMAAIAALLGQEPPA; encoded by the coding sequence TTGAACCGTTCCTTGCTGCGCCGCATATGGGTCACCATTTCCACCTATGTCATAGGGTTCTATGCGTCTTTCATCAACGACCTGAAGATTCATGGCACCGGGCACCTGCCCCGCAACGGCGGGGTCATGATTGCCGCCAACCATATCACCGGTTATGAAACCGTATTTCTCCCCTGGGCCCTGTGCCGGGCGCAACCGTTTCAGATGGTCTGGGCCCCGGCGAAGGAAGAGCTCTTCAAAAATCCCCTCCTCGGAGCCATATTTCGTTCCTGGGGAGCATTTCCGGTAAAAAGAGGGAGAGATCTTAAGGCGGGTCGAATTCTGGAGGATCTGCTGCGGGTGGACAAGGTGATGCTCTATCCCGAGGGGACCCGCCACCCCGACGGCCAATTGGGGCGTGGAAATCGCGGGGTCGGCAAATTGATCTACACGGTTCAACCGGTCGTCATCCCGACCGCCCTCGCCGGTCTCAACACCTGGAAATTCCCGGGGGTTCGTCAACCGGCGAGCATCACCTTTGGTCCCCCCCTCGATTTTTCCGATCTCTATGAACGGGAAGACACCAAGGAGACACATCAGCTGATCGTCGATCGCCTGATGGCGGCCATTGCCGCCCTTCTTGGCCAGGAGCCGCCCGCCTGA
- a CDS encoding VanZ family protein: MPEISGIVGTGFTFFLENNFLPRKSTLFWISGCLTWAGLVLWLSLTPHPPRLNSTLLSWDKFQHCIAYLLLTLLAGNSALRLWPRQRYAWLLAGAAALLFGAMIEGLQFLGGRGRVADFHDLLANAVGIIIACLAASAWQIISRDPRNKI, from the coding sequence TTGCCGGAGATTTCCGGTATCGTGGGTACTGGTTTCACCTTCTTTTTGGAGAACAATTTTTTGCCAAGAAAATCGACGTTATTCTGGATTTCCGGCTGTCTCACCTGGGCCGGATTGGTGCTTTGGCTGTCGCTGACGCCCCACCCGCCCCGGCTTAATAGCACCCTTCTCTCCTGGGACAAGTTCCAGCATTGCATCGCTTACCTGCTGCTGACGTTGCTCGCGGGAAACAGCGCCCTGCGATTATGGCCCCGGCAGCGGTATGCCTGGCTGCTGGCCGGCGCCGCCGCGCTCCTCTTCGGTGCCATGATCGAGGGGTTGCAGTTTCTTGGCGGCCGGGGCCGGGTCGCCGATTTTCATGATCTTCTGGCGAATGCTGTTGGCATCATCATCGCCTGCCTGGCTGCATCCGCCTGGCAGATTATTTCCCGGGATCCGAGGAACAAAATTTGA
- a CDS encoding PD-(D/E)XK nuclease family protein, whose product MNHDDFSAKILGAARDGALVLTATRRLARHLLDLYRQERVTRGRTAWLSPAIMSSQDWVNRQLVLLGDDWRVLTPAASRRLWEETIENDARSAGLDLLQVAASASRAEEAHQLLLDYRGNCGNYLLSEDHQAFLRWRQGYLKRLHERGWLDGAASTDRVLAALATGQLPPPPFLLLVGFDELPPGMSRLATLVADSNRVEILPPPRAPIAQSGSCACDDAAAEVRTAARWVRHLLGQGECRIGVVAPDLSNYRDLIDQIFLEELDPLGLLALDDMEGRFGLSLGVPLGQQGPVMAALQLLSCDREPECGQLGVLLRTPYLGGGVREEAARSRFDVALRRLRRERVPLQGLLAATGSPWALPPGFARILRELLRFSALGRKETPAFWVQHFRSVLNNVGWPGDRPLDSRDFQVVKAWEEKLLPRFASLDGICRPLDRQEAVGLLRRLALEEEFQLEMPNPGIQVCGVLEAGGLSFDHLWILGLHENAWPPPPRPNPFLPRRLQIDLGMPHADAGREAGYARMVLQRLLATAPRVVCSYPQQEAGCPLRPSPLLAGILPVAPELAPTVAPAPCLERQGAALQGCTDPGGPALPAGSELPGGTAVLRDQALCPFRGFARHRLGARALETPVTGIDPATRGTLVHTCLELLWGRVSGHAQLRLWSEEERHLQVAASVDEALARHFEHPLRVLAPAQLTIERERLTNLVNEWLTAIEFERPAAAVASFVEEEQQAEFGGLSIGTKIDRRDILADGRSLILDYKTGKVDLDDLLGERLLEPQLPIYAVGQNVDQLAGIAIGQVRRGECLLKGVAREGEIFAGIRPFAESREAGRHGLGSWAELLGRWRLRLDELGRQVLAGAAAVDPVSDKKACRYCDLQGFCRIGDRPDGSAGEKDLP is encoded by the coding sequence TTGAACCACGACGATTTCAGCGCCAAGATCCTGGGTGCGGCGCGCGACGGCGCCCTGGTGCTGACCGCAACCCGGCGTCTTGCGCGCCATTTACTGGACCTTTATCGGCAGGAGCGGGTCACTCGCGGAAGGACCGCCTGGCTATCGCCCGCGATCATGAGCAGCCAGGACTGGGTGAACCGTCAGCTGGTGCTGTTGGGCGACGACTGGCGAGTTCTCACACCGGCAGCCTCCCGCCGCCTCTGGGAGGAGACGATCGAAAACGATGCCAGGTCGGCCGGTCTCGACCTGTTGCAGGTGGCCGCCAGCGCCAGCCGCGCCGAGGAGGCTCATCAGCTGTTGCTCGACTACCGGGGCAATTGCGGCAACTACTTGCTGAGTGAGGATCACCAGGCATTTCTCCGCTGGCGGCAGGGCTATCTGAAACGGCTCCACGAAAGGGGCTGGCTGGACGGTGCGGCCAGCACCGACCGGGTCCTGGCGGCTCTCGCCACGGGCCAACTGCCTCCCCCTCCATTTCTGTTGCTGGTCGGTTTTGACGAATTGCCCCCCGGTATGAGCCGACTCGCCACCCTTGTCGCCGATTCCAATCGGGTCGAGATTTTGCCGCCGCCCCGGGCTCCCATCGCTCAGTCCGGCAGCTGCGCCTGTGACGATGCCGCTGCCGAGGTCCGGACCGCAGCACGCTGGGTTCGGCATCTTCTCGGCCAGGGGGAATGCCGGATCGGGGTTGTTGCTCCCGACCTGTCCAATTATCGGGACCTCATCGACCAGATCTTTCTTGAAGAACTCGATCCCCTGGGACTGCTCGCCCTTGACGACATGGAGGGGCGGTTCGGACTCTCCCTCGGCGTCCCTCTCGGTCAGCAGGGGCCGGTAATGGCGGCGCTGCAGCTCCTCTCCTGTGACAGGGAACCCGAGTGCGGACAACTCGGAGTGCTGCTGCGAACCCCTTACCTTGGCGGAGGAGTCCGGGAGGAGGCGGCACGGTCCCGTTTCGATGTCGCCCTGCGCCGACTCCGCCGTGAGCGTGTTCCCCTGCAGGGGCTGCTGGCCGCGACCGGTTCGCCATGGGCGCTTCCCCCCGGGTTCGCCCGTATCCTCAGAGAATTACTTCGCTTCTCAGCTCTGGGGCGAAAGGAAACACCGGCTTTCTGGGTTCAGCACTTTCGCAGCGTCCTGAACAATGTCGGCTGGCCTGGCGACCGCCCCCTCGACAGCCGTGACTTCCAGGTCGTCAAGGCCTGGGAGGAAAAACTGCTCCCCCGGTTTGCCAGTCTTGACGGCATCTGCCGCCCCCTCGATCGCCAGGAGGCCGTGGGGCTGCTCCGCCGACTTGCTCTGGAGGAGGAGTTTCAGTTGGAAATGCCGAACCCGGGGATTCAGGTGTGCGGTGTTCTCGAAGCGGGAGGGCTCTCCTTCGACCACCTCTGGATTCTCGGTCTTCACGAAAATGCCTGGCCACCTCCGCCTCGCCCCAATCCCTTTTTGCCAAGGCGTTTGCAGATCGATCTCGGCATGCCTCACGCCGATGCCGGGCGCGAGGCGGGCTATGCCCGGATGGTGCTGCAAAGGCTGCTGGCGACGGCACCGCGGGTAGTCTGCAGTTATCCGCAGCAGGAAGCGGGCTGTCCCCTCCGTCCGAGCCCCCTGCTGGCGGGGATCCTCCCGGTTGCGCCGGAACTCGCCCCCACGGTGGCCCCGGCGCCCTGCCTGGAGCGGCAGGGCGCGGCGCTGCAGGGCTGCACGGACCCGGGCGGTCCAGCGCTTCCGGCCGGGAGCGAATTGCCTGGTGGCACAGCCGTCCTGCGCGACCAGGCCCTCTGCCCGTTTCGTGGTTTTGCCCGTCACCGGCTCGGTGCGCGAGCCCTCGAAACCCCGGTCACCGGAATCGACCCGGCCACCCGCGGAACTCTGGTTCACACCTGCCTGGAGCTCCTCTGGGGCCGGGTTTCCGGCCATGCTCAGCTGCGGCTCTGGAGTGAAGAGGAACGGCACCTCCAGGTTGCGGCCAGCGTCGATGAAGCGCTCGCCCGTCATTTCGAACATCCGCTGCGGGTTCTTGCTCCGGCCCAGTTGACGATTGAACGGGAACGGCTCACTAACCTGGTCAACGAATGGCTGACCGCGATCGAATTCGAACGACCGGCAGCAGCGGTGGCCAGTTTTGTCGAGGAGGAACAGCAGGCGGAGTTTGGTGGCTTGTCGATTGGAACCAAGATTGACCGCCGGGATATCCTTGCCGACGGCCGCAGTTTGATCCTCGATTACAAGACCGGCAAGGTCGATCTTGACGACCTGCTCGGGGAACGCCTGCTGGAACCGCAGTTGCCGATCTATGCGGTTGGCCAAAACGTCGATCAACTGGCCGGAATCGCCATCGGCCAGGTCCGGCGTGGCGAGTGTCTCCTCAAGGGGGTCGCGCGGGAAGGTGAAATTTTTGCCGGCATCCGACCTTTTGCAGAGTCCCGGGAGGCTGGCAGGCATGGTTTGGGGAGTTGGGCCGAGCTCCTCGGGCGCTGGCGGCTACGCCTCGATGAGCTCGGCCGCCAGGTGCTGGCTGGTGCTGCGGCCGTCGATCCGGTCAGTGACAAGAAAGCCTGTCGCTACTGCGACCTGCAGGGATTTTGTCGGATCGGCGACAGGCCCGACGGAAGCGCCGGCGAGAAGGACTTGCCATGA